From Cydia fagiglandana chromosome 24, ilCydFagi1.1, whole genome shotgun sequence, a single genomic window includes:
- the LOC134676467 gene encoding V-type proton ATPase subunit S1, with protein MAFSLVFTLLALSAVSYATNVPVYLWGDLAKTSLKASPLYTVEPEEFSGILNEELSRDPFTVIFIEETLSVEDFSRKNAEGKTSFPFLRANVRNSAYLPSVENALGALNKLADPEKVNHVKLTENGLSAEIEPESGKFLFINLKDAKEGESRFDLLRRHNDFMEDMFSKLQERYETVVAIYTAHFPSWTVSHSRVRRQAQNETQSDSSTLTLDGLLLAYKSVRLIDDNDETVLTGITGSSVIDANATSPTQNSTLTSGENTIVLYFTQEPGYWVLQKASWSNSTESKDLTPAQDLTVPLGFSYRCAQNVSFSHVNDSKHFTLTFTDLKIQPFFINNSSGLEFGDSLNCVGFFTAPIWASLFVTFILLFIMFFGIMMMMDIRTMDRFDDPKGKTITINAAE; from the exons ATGGCGTTTAGCTTAGTGTTCACGTTGTTAGCCCTTAGCGCGGTAAGTTACGCGACCAATGTGCCAGTGTACCTATGGGGCGATCTGGCCAAGACTTCGCTAAAAGCCAGCCCCTTATACACCGTGGAACCCGAAGAATTCAGTGGTATTCTGAACGAGGAGCTCTCCAGGGACCCTTTCACGGTGATATTCATCGAAGAAACGTTGTCTGTTGAAGATTTTTCACGTAAGAACGCCGAAGGTAAAACATCGTTCCCGTTTTTGAGGGCCAACGTCCGTAACTCGGCTTATTTGCCGTCGGTGGAGAACGCGCTGGGCGCGCTGAACAAGCTCGCCGATCCCGAGAAAGTGAATCACGTGAAGCTTACCGAGAACGGGTTGTCTGCTGAAATTGAGCCAGAAAGTGGCAAATTCTTATTTATCAACCTTAAGGACGCTAAAGAGGGGGAGTCACGTTTTGACCTGCTACGCCGCCACAATGACTTCATGGAAGATATGTTCAGCAAGCTCCAGGAGCGTTACGAGACAGTTGTGGCTATATATACTGCTCACTTCCCATCTTGGACGGTCAGCCACTCCCGCGTCCGTCGCCAGGCTCAGAACGAGACCCAGAGCGACAGCTCCACTTTGACGCTCGACGGGCTACTCCTGGCGTACAAAAGCGTCAGACTgattgatgataatgatgagaCTGTGTTGACGGGCATCACCGGGTCTTCTGTCATTGATGCTAATGCTACGTCGCCTACGCAGAACTCCACCCTTACGTCTGGAGAGAACACCATTGTTCTGTACTTCACGCAGGAGCCAGGATATTGGGTTTTGC AAAAGGCGTCCTGGTCCAACAGCACCGAGTCCAAGGATCTAACACCAGCCCAGGACCTGACGGTGCCGCTGGGCTTCAGCTACCGCTGCGCGCAGAATGTGTCCTTCTCGCATGTCAATGACTCCAAGCATTTCACCCTGACCTTCACCGATCTGAAG ATCCAGCCATTCTTCATCAACAACTCGAGCGGCCTCGAGTTCGGGGACTCGCTCAACTGCGTCGGCTTCTTCACGGCCCCCATCTGGGCCTCCCTCTTCGTCACCTTCATACTCCTCTTCATCATGTTCTTCGgcattatgatgatgatggataTCCGCACCATGGACCGCTTCGATGACCCCAAGGGTAAGACCATCACCATTAATGCGGCTGAGTAA